The window CTAAATGGACCACTTCTCTCTTTTGTATTTAAGGTACATGGTGGTGTGTGAAGTCAGACTTTAAGCCAGACATGGACACAGAACAGAGAGCTGAAGAGGTTTTAGACTCTCCAGAGACTCCACAGCGAGAGGAGGCCAAAATGGAAACTGAGGTTGTGTCAAAAGTGGAGGCGCAAGAGGACTTCACAGAGTCCGAGAAGGCGCCAGCTGCTGGGGAAGATGCCGAGCAGCTGGCAGTGAACGGTCACGATACAGAAGTCCCAAACCGGCAAGAAACGGAAGAGTTGATTGTCGCGCTGTCTGAGGAAATGAACGAAATGGAGATTGAGGACGTCTTGCCCGGAGAAAAAGATGACGTGGAGTCGGTGCCCGCTGCGGTGGCCCCACCAGATTCAGACGAGTCATCTGAAAAGATCTCTGACCCAGCTGCAGAAACGGAAAGCATGCAGCCGGTGCCAGAGAACGACCCAGAACCGTTGCCTGTGCAAACACCTCTGACTGAGAGTACGCCAGAGCCAGAGAAATTGGCAGAATTGGTTCCACAGGCTGAACTACAAGATCAAACATTACCAGCGCTGCAGCCGCCAGTAGATGCACAACCACCCGGCCAAGAGGAGAAAGGGTCAGAACAAGTGGGAACTGAGACAGAATTGCAGACTCCGATGGATACCGGGGCAGAGGAAGTTTCCAAAGAGGTCGCGGCTGAGCCTACAATGGAGgcgaaagaagaagaaaaaccagCAGAGACGGTAGTGTTGGCGGCCGAGGCTGCCTCAGCAAAGCCGACGGAGACCGTGATATTAAAGGAGGAGGCGACCACTGAAAGTGTGGCACTTGCAAAGGACGAGAAGGAAACTGAAGCAGCAGAAGGTGTTGAATCTGAGAAGATTGACGCTGAGCCTCAAAAGGAAGAGGACGCCGTCCCTACACCTGGCTCCCTGTCCTTTGCCCTCCTGGAACAAGAGCAGACCAAAGACGCCCTGCGAACGTCTCGTACCCTTGTTGTCCTCAAAGGCCTTCCAGGAAGCGGTAAAAGCTTCTTGGCACGCGCCATAGCCGACGCCTACAAAGGCCACTGCTCCGTCTTCTGTGCCGACGACCATGGTGTGAAGCTGGAGAATCCAGAATCCTCCGTGGAAGGGTACCAGGCTCTGGATGAGGCGGTGGTGGCCTGCTGCAGTGCCGGAACGGCGTCCTCTGTGCTGATGGTGGTGGATGACACTAACCACACCCAGGACCGCCTGGCCCGTTTGGGGGAGATCGCCATGCAGCAGAGCCTCGTCGTGGTCTTTTTGGAGCCACGTACGGAATGGAGCCGAGATCCAGCACAGCTCAGCAAGAAGAACAAGCGTGGACTGGAGGAGGCCCAACTGGAAGCCATGCGAGGTTCACTTGAGGAAATGTCCATTCCGCTTTACTTTGGCTggtttcttctctcctccatccagGACAAGGTTAGGTGCACGTCAATGGACTTCCTGAAAACTCTGGACACCTTGGAGGCCTTCAAGAAACACTTGATTGATTGTGAGTGTATTTTCATTTAATGCAAACGTTTTAGAAATATTGAGTCTTTTGGCaggttaatatttaaaaatctttGGCATGACAAAGATGTTGTGATTACAGTCACTGGGAAAGCTGAGAAGGAGGTGGATTTGGAGCAATACTTCCAAGCTAAAGGAACCCTCCACTGCACTACAGAATTCTGTGACTATGGCAAAGTAGAGGGCTCCAAGGAGTATGCAAATAATCCAGTAAGAAACTTGTTTGcttaaagatatatttttttttttgtactaaaTAATTTGATACATATACATCGGATGGCTACATGTTTGTGgacatgttcttttattttatttgtattccatGCATTGTTCACTACATTTCAAAGAGCAACATCCTCGCATGCTAAAGTTTGACTACATAAAAAGTAATCCATCTTGTGATAATTCTAATTTTCCCCTCCAGGCTGTTAAAGAGTCCTATGGTTCTG of the Cyclopterus lumpus isolate fCycLum1 chromosome 8, fCycLum1.pri, whole genome shotgun sequence genome contains:
- the cnp gene encoding 2',3'-cyclic-nucleotide 3'-phosphodiesterase, whose translation is MDTEQRAEEVLDSPETPQREEAKMETEVVSKVEAQEDFTESEKAPAAGEDAEQLAVNGHDTEVPNRQETEELIVALSEEMNEMEIEDVLPGEKDDVESVPAAVAPPDSDESSEKISDPAAETESMQPVPENDPEPLPVQTPLTESTPEPEKLAELVPQAELQDQTLPALQPPVDAQPPGQEEKGSEQVGTETELQTPMDTGAEEVSKEVAAEPTMEAKEEEKPAETVVLAAEAASAKPTETVILKEEATTESVALAKDEKETEAAEGVESEKIDAEPQKEEDAVPTPGSLSFALLEQEQTKDALRTSRTLVVLKGLPGSGKSFLARAIADAYKGHCSVFCADDHGVKLENPESSVEGYQALDEAVVACCSAGTASSVLMVVDDTNHTQDRLARLGEIAMQQSLVVVFLEPRTEWSRDPAQLSKKNKRGLEEAQLEAMRGSLEEMSIPLYFGWFLLSSIQDKVRCTSMDFLKTLDTLEAFKKHLIDFTGKAEKEVDLEQYFQAKGTLHCTTEFCDYGKVEGSKEYANNPAVKESYGSAFELSLSALFVTPRTVGARVSLSEEQLLLWPADAEKEGESASLPLGSRAHVTLGCAEGVEPVQTGLDLLQILALQQEGQQGELIEEMELGSLTYYGEGRWLLGLREPICAPACFSSFYGRKELDPTKKEPEKKKKPKCAIL